A window of the Lactuca sativa cultivar Salinas chromosome 5, Lsat_Salinas_v11, whole genome shotgun sequence genome harbors these coding sequences:
- the LOC111877519 gene encoding wax ester synthase/diacylglycerol acyltransferase 11, whose product MSIHVDEPLTPAGRLFVQPATEQIINCVLGLDRPVGVELVRSVISDSLVIKHPRFTSLLVNDNHGRERWKKVELDINRHIIFLPDAVGSNDDDEATVNDYIADLTVSSPLSTDKPLWEVHILPAHKCVVLRLHHSLGDGVSLLSLMLTMCRKVSDADRMPTIELPPSSRSHRREGGGERLWKWLKMIWFTLIYMFEFLLRSLWLRDKKTVVRGGAGVELWPRKLVTATFRLEDLKTVKNVFVNTTINDVLFGVISSGLSRYLDNHSPKPLQEGLRITGAAMVNLRPSQGLQEFTELMKSGSKSRWGNKFGMMLLPIYYHKNGSDPLQYLKRAKTMIDRKKLSLEAFLSYKIGYFIMRCLGPKFASLLNYRIICNTSFTISNVIGPKEEFMIAGIPVTYIRTTSSSLAHAITMHMVSYAGKADMQILVAKDIIPYPEKLAKCFEDALLEMKEAALKIKGEKPNNFPENLA is encoded by the exons ATGAGTATTCATGTAGACGAACCACTAACACCGGCCGGCCGCTTGTTCGTACAGCCGGCGACGGAGCAGATCATCAACTGTGTTCTCGGACTGGATCGTCCTGTCGGAGTAGAACTTGTACGATCTGTCATCTCTGATTCTCTCGTTATAAAGCACCCAAGATTCACCAGCCTTTTGGTCAATGATAATCACGGCCGTGAACGCTGGAAAAAAGTCGAACTCGATATCAACCGGCATATCATCTTTCTCCCTGACGCCGTCGGCAGCAACGATGACGACGAGGCGACGGTCAACGACTACATCGCCGACCTCACAGTCTCGTCTCCGCTCAGCACCGATAAGCCTCTGTGGGAGGTACACATCTTGCCTGCGCACAAATGCGTTGTGCTGCGCCTCCATCACTCGCTCGGCGACGGAGTGTCTCTCCTGTCGTTGATGTTGACTATGTGTAGAAAAGTCAGCGACGCCGATAGGATGCCGACAATCGAACTACCTCCATCTTCGAGGAGCCACCGTAGGGAGGGTGGCGGAGAAAGATTATGGAAGTGGTTGAAAATGATATGGTTTACGTTGATTTATATGTTTGAGTTTCTTTTGAGGTCTTTGTGGCTCCGGGATAAGAAGACGGTGGTGAGAGGCGGAGCAGGCGTGGAGCTGTGGCCGAGGAAACTGGTGACCGCCACGTTTCGCCTTGAGGATTTGAAAACGGTTAAGAACGTCTTCGTAAACACT ACCATCAATGACGTCCTGTTTGGTGTGATATCATCGGGGCTTTCAAGATATTTGGATAATCACTCACCAAAAC CTCTTCAAGAAGGGCTTAGAATAACAGGTGCAGCCATGGTTAATCTGAGGCCATCACAAGGACTCCAG GAATTCACTGAATTAATGAAGAGTGGTTCAAAATCAAGGTGGGGAAACAAGTTTGGTATGATGCTCTTACCAATTTACTACCATAAAAATGGCTCTGATCCTCTGCAATATTTGAAGAGAGCCAAGACGATGATCGACAGGAAGAAGCTATCTTTAGAAGCTTTTCTATCATACAAAATCGGCTACTTTATTATGAGATGCTTGGGACCAAAG TTTGCAAGTTTGCTTAATTACAGGATAATTTGTAACACTAGTTTCACGATTTCAAATGTGATTGGCCCGAAAGAAGAGTTTATGATTGCAGGCATCCCGGTTACCTACATTAGAACCACGTCTTCAAGCTTAGCACAT GCAATTACTATGCATATGGTGAGTTATGCAGGAAAGGCAGACATGCAAATTCTTGTTGCTAAAGACATCATTCCTTACCCAGAAAAATTAGCAAAATGTTTCGAAGATGCG